A section of the Candidatus Hydrogenedentota bacterium genome encodes:
- a CDS encoding SDR family oxidoreductase has translation MTRVNLVTGGAGFIGSHLCGALLARGEEVLCLDNFFTGRKANIAHLADNPRFELIRHDITHPVVLEADRIFNLACPASPVHYQHNPVKTIKTNVMGALNTLGLAKRVGARILQASTSEIYGDPEVHPQVESYWGNVNTIGPRSCYDEGKRVAEALFFDYHRQNHVDIRVIRIFNTYGPRMLVNDGRVVSNFVVQALKNAPIALYGDGSQTRSFCYVDDLVRGMTAMMDCDGFTGPVNLGNPGEFTIRELAEIVIELTGSRSPLEYQPLPVNDPTRRRPDISLAREKLGWEPAVPLREGLKPTIAYFDALLSKGGDPDA, from the coding sequence ATGACGCGGGTGAATCTGGTCACGGGCGGCGCGGGCTTCATCGGCTCGCACCTGTGCGGGGCGCTGCTGGCGCGGGGCGAGGAGGTGCTCTGCCTCGACAACTTTTTCACGGGGCGCAAGGCGAACATCGCCCATCTCGCGGACAACCCACGCTTTGAGCTGATCCGCCACGACATCACGCATCCGGTTGTGCTGGAGGCCGACCGCATCTTCAACCTGGCCTGCCCGGCGTCGCCGGTCCACTACCAGCACAACCCCGTGAAGACCATCAAGACGAACGTCATGGGGGCGCTGAACACGCTCGGGCTGGCGAAGCGGGTGGGCGCGCGCATCCTCCAGGCCTCCACGTCGGAAATCTACGGCGACCCCGAGGTGCACCCGCAGGTCGAGAGCTACTGGGGCAACGTCAACACCATCGGCCCGCGGAGCTGCTACGACGAGGGAAAGCGGGTGGCCGAGGCCCTCTTCTTCGACTACCACCGCCAGAACCATGTGGACATCCGGGTCATCCGCATCTTCAACACCTACGGCCCGCGCATGCTCGTGAACGACGGCCGCGTGGTCAGCAACTTCGTTGTCCAAGCGCTGAAGAACGCCCCCATCGCCCTCTACGGCGACGGGTCGCAGACCCGCTCCTTCTGCTATGTGGACGACCTGGTGCGCGGCATGACCGCCATGATGGACTGCGACGGGTTCACCGGCCCGGTGAACCTGGGCAACCCCGGCGAGTTCACCATCCGCGAGCTGGCCGAAATCGTCATCGAGCTGACCGGATCCCGCTCCCCGCTGGAATACCAGCCCCTGCCGGTGAACGACCCCACCCGCCGCCGCCCGGACATCTCCCTCGCCCGCGAAAAGCTCGGCTGGGAGCCGGCCGTCCCCCTCCGCGAGGGCCTCAAGCCCACCATCGCCTACTTCGACGCCCTCCTCTCCAAAGGCGGCGACCCCGACGCCTGA